Proteins co-encoded in one Pseudoliparis swirei isolate HS2019 ecotype Mariana Trench chromosome 7, NWPU_hadal_v1, whole genome shotgun sequence genomic window:
- the slc14a2 gene encoding urea transporter 2 isoform X2 yields the protein MTSLELLAKRGKARADGTEAPEPPGPRCLQTARARLLNGVSYFSGDMKVFGKWMEKQFFLLQLLDWVLRGAAQVMLVNNPLSGLVIFAGLILQNYWWALNGFVGTLFATVSALILQQNRGAIASGLYGYNGTLVGLLMAVFSNKGDWYWWLLLPNAFMSMMCPIVSSALGSIHSRWDLPVFTLPFNILVCLHMVATGHFNHHFPQVLIQPRSELANITWAEIDVAQLFMSVPVGIGQVYGCDNPWTGGIFIISLFISSPITCTHAVLGSAVGMVSGLALAAPFGDIYFGLWGYNCVLACIAIGGMFYALTWQVHLLAITCAFFCAYLGSAIANLMSTFGLPAFTWPFCLSALTFLLLTTETNKIFKLPLAKVTYPEKNLGFFWKLKKQEKMEKTKKEKEEREEQKNAIEEEIIQNEKEQLRLELERSEEQRAASEASEGRTEETRVEGFGPGEGPQGAEDLRHGDLTEVTVSEAV from the exons ATGACGAGCCTCGAACTGCTGGCGAAGCGCGGCAAAGCCCGAGCGGACGGGACGGAGGCCCCCGAGCCGCCGGGCCCCCGGTGCCTGCAGACGGCCAGGGCCCGCCTCCTCAACGGAGTCTCCTACTTCTCTGGAGACATGAAGGTGTTTGGAAAGTGGATGGAAA AGCAGttcttcctgctgcagctgctggactGGGTTCTGCGCGGCGCGGCTCAGGTGATGCTCGTGAACAACCCTCTCAGCGGCCTCGTCATCTTTGCGGGTCTCATCCTGCAGAACTACTGGTGGGCTCTGAACGGCTTCGTGGGGACGCTCTTTGCCACCGTCTCCGCCCTCATCCTGCAGCAGAACAG AGGTGCAATAGCATCCGGACTGTATGGCTACAACGGCACCCTGGTGGGTCTCCTGATGGCGGTGTTCTCCAACAAAGGAGACTGGTACTGGTGGCTGCTGCTCCCCAACGCCTTCATGTCCATGATGTG CCCCATCGTGTCCAGCGCCCTGGGGTCCATACACAGCCGATGGGATCTGCCCGTGTTCACGCTGCCCTTCAACATCCTGGTGTGTCTCCACATGGTCGCCACGGGACACTTCAACCACCACTTCCCCCAAGTCCTCATCCAGCCGCGCTCAGAGCTGGCCAACATCACCTGGGCGGAGATCGACGTAGCGCAG CTCTTCATGTCGGTGCCCGTGGGAATCGGCCAGGTCTACGGCTGCGACAACCCGTGGACCGGAGGAATCTTCATTATCTCGCTGTTCATCTCCTCCCCCATCACCTGCACTCACGCCGTCCTGGGATCTGCCGTGGGCATGGTGTCAG GCTTGGCTCTGGCAGCACCGTTTGGAGACATTTACTTTGGCCTCTGGGGATACAACTGTGTGTTAGCCTGCATCGCCATCGGAGGAATGTTCTACGCCCTCACCTGGCAGGTGCATCTGCTTGCGATCACATGTG cTTTTTTCTGTGCATACCTCGGCTCAGCCATTGCCAATCTCATGTCCACG TTTGGCCTGCCCGCCTTCACCTGGCCGTTCTGCCTCTCCGccctcaccttcctcctcttaACCACGGAGACCAACAAGATCTTCAAGCTGCCGCTGGCCAAGGTCACGTACCCCGAGAAAAACCTGGGCTTCTTCTGGAAGCTGAAGAAGCAGGAGAAAATGGAAAAGacgaagaaagagaaggaagaaagagaggagcagaagaacgCCATCGAAGAAGAGATAATACAGAACGAGAAAGAGCAGCTGAGGCTAGAGCTCGAAAGATCGGAAGAGCAGCGAGCGGCGAGCGAAGCATCGGAGGGGAGAACTGAGGAGACGCGTGTGGAAGGCTTTGGACCCGGGGAAGGACCGCAGGGGGCGGAAGACTTGAGGCACGGTGACCTCACCGAGGTCACGGTGTCCGAGGCCGTTTAA
- the slc14a2 gene encoding urea transporter 2 isoform X1 → MTSLELLAKRGKARADGTEAPEPPGPRCLQTARARLLNGVSYFSGDMKVFGKWMEKQFFLLQLLDWVLRGAAQVMLVNNPLSGLVIFAGLILQNYWWALNGFVGTLFATVSALILQQNRGAIASGLYGYNGTLVGLLMAVFSNKGDWYWWLLLPNAFMSMMCPIVSSALGSIHSRWDLPVFTLPFNILVCLHMVATGHFNHHFPQVLIQPRSELANITWAEIDVAQLFMSVPVGIGQVYGCDNPWTGGIFIISLFISSPITCTHAVLGSAVGMVSGLALAAPFGDIYFGLWGYNCVLACIAIGGMFYALTWQVHLLAITCAFFCAYLGSAIANLMSTVRFFSLFYLSAHNKHKFLTVAFHPQFGLPAFTWPFCLSALTFLLLTTETNKIFKLPLAKVTYPEKNLGFFWKLKKQEKMEKTKKEKEEREEQKNAIEEEIIQNEKEQLRLELERSEEQRAASEASEGRTEETRVEGFGPGEGPQGAEDLRHGDLTEVTVSEAV, encoded by the exons ATGACGAGCCTCGAACTGCTGGCGAAGCGCGGCAAAGCCCGAGCGGACGGGACGGAGGCCCCCGAGCCGCCGGGCCCCCGGTGCCTGCAGACGGCCAGGGCCCGCCTCCTCAACGGAGTCTCCTACTTCTCTGGAGACATGAAGGTGTTTGGAAAGTGGATGGAAA AGCAGttcttcctgctgcagctgctggactGGGTTCTGCGCGGCGCGGCTCAGGTGATGCTCGTGAACAACCCTCTCAGCGGCCTCGTCATCTTTGCGGGTCTCATCCTGCAGAACTACTGGTGGGCTCTGAACGGCTTCGTGGGGACGCTCTTTGCCACCGTCTCCGCCCTCATCCTGCAGCAGAACAG AGGTGCAATAGCATCCGGACTGTATGGCTACAACGGCACCCTGGTGGGTCTCCTGATGGCGGTGTTCTCCAACAAAGGAGACTGGTACTGGTGGCTGCTGCTCCCCAACGCCTTCATGTCCATGATGTG CCCCATCGTGTCCAGCGCCCTGGGGTCCATACACAGCCGATGGGATCTGCCCGTGTTCACGCTGCCCTTCAACATCCTGGTGTGTCTCCACATGGTCGCCACGGGACACTTCAACCACCACTTCCCCCAAGTCCTCATCCAGCCGCGCTCAGAGCTGGCCAACATCACCTGGGCGGAGATCGACGTAGCGCAG CTCTTCATGTCGGTGCCCGTGGGAATCGGCCAGGTCTACGGCTGCGACAACCCGTGGACCGGAGGAATCTTCATTATCTCGCTGTTCATCTCCTCCCCCATCACCTGCACTCACGCCGTCCTGGGATCTGCCGTGGGCATGGTGTCAG GCTTGGCTCTGGCAGCACCGTTTGGAGACATTTACTTTGGCCTCTGGGGATACAACTGTGTGTTAGCCTGCATCGCCATCGGAGGAATGTTCTACGCCCTCACCTGGCAGGTGCATCTGCTTGCGATCACATGTG cTTTTTTCTGTGCATACCTCGGCTCAGCCATTGCCAATCTCATGTCCACGGTAAGGTTCTTCTCACTCTTCTATTTATCGGCCCATAATAAACACAAGTTCCTCACAGTTGCTTTCCATCCACAGTTTGGCCTGCCCGCCTTCACCTGGCCGTTCTGCCTCTCCGccctcaccttcctcctcttaACCACGGAGACCAACAAGATCTTCAAGCTGCCGCTGGCCAAGGTCACGTACCCCGAGAAAAACCTGGGCTTCTTCTGGAAGCTGAAGAAGCAGGAGAAAATGGAAAAGacgaagaaagagaaggaagaaagagaggagcagaagaacgCCATCGAAGAAGAGATAATACAGAACGAGAAAGAGCAGCTGAGGCTAGAGCTCGAAAGATCGGAAGAGCAGCGAGCGGCGAGCGAAGCATCGGAGGGGAGAACTGAGGAGACGCGTGTGGAAGGCTTTGGACCCGGGGAAGGACCGCAGGGGGCGGAAGACTTGAGGCACGGTGACCTCACCGAGGTCACGGTGTCCGAGGCCGTTTAA